The following DNA comes from Brienomyrus brachyistius isolate T26 unplaced genomic scaffold, BBRACH_0.4 scaffold38, whole genome shotgun sequence.
ggaactattttatttatttcgggaattcgtgatttgacaattcacacataatacaaaacgtaaatgctaagataagcacggtatacattttccaaaagtgatgttaaaaacatttaacttgttcttcttgtacagctgattgcgcatagaaaatattttcccccccaaTCAATTTCGAAtctcaaatatagatttaaaaataaacgttaCGGTATCTTAGAACACTGTGACGCAaaagtgcggtttttgcgtattagaacacgtcatttcgagtggtataaaaaggagaaagagacgagacatccacatttttgaataatgatggcacacgacatggagcgagtactgatgtccccggctttcgaagtgttcaacaagcttcggctcgcaggacagctttgtgacgtggtcctcatcgcagacggtgttcagttcaacgcccatagagtgattctgtgtggctgtagctcctacttccagtaagtTGCTGTGGCTCATATATGACGATGCCAAAACAGCAAGGAGTCCGTTTTTTTCTCTCGttagcaatgacttctccttggcaataaggctctaggatgacagaaagtttatattaatatatattatattaaattatgttaatgtaggtcagtgctgatcagaaatatttttaagtATACAGTACCACCTTAACGtttaacatataataataataataataataataatggtataaatatataaaaaggggaccatgtccatcaggcaaaaacaaagtattccggggcacttgcccaccagcccaagtGAAAAATATTATAGAGGGAGCTaatgttggaaaaataagagtTAAAGCCCCTGGTCCCTAGTTCTTAGATGCCTATGTGATCATCTGTAGCGGGGCGTCCTTATCTCTGGTTtatttccatttgggggtccctggttcagaagatttagaaaaccccttatttaactttgcctgcaaaacccatatttattagctgagtcacttctggattgttttcagggctctgttcaccACCGGCTGGAGtgattcaggaaagcgggagtaccaactcccaggcatttcccctgAAACATTGAGGCAGGTCATCGAGTAcgcctacacgtactctgtggtcatcacatctgacaatgtggagaacctcctggcagctgctgattatctcagtgtcctgggcatcgtgcagcgctgctgtgaCTTCCTGCATGAGCATCTCTGCCTTGACAACTGTGTTGGGCTTGTCAAAATCGGAGATGTCTACTGCCTCAaggagctgcaccagtctgcattgaAATTCCTCCTGaagaacttcaaggaggttgccatcaacTCAAACGAGTTCCTAGAACTCACGCTCGAAGAACTTTGTGACATCATGGAGCGGGATGAActgaatgtcagagaagaggatgtggtgtttcacgccatcctccggtggatcgagcacgatcctgccacccgagaggcccacatttcagttctgttgcccaaggtgagtatagttatactatgttctcattgacttgtgtatataacaatagaatgctcattgagtgaagtccttattactgtagctagagactgaacctccattttCATGTCCCATgagtctacaaccaaggcttccaggtattacacctgggaggagagtgtaacaaataatggaaaacaacacactcaaatgtcttacatgaaataagtgttagctgacacatctgagactttctatgtaaatggctacagctaaagaaattaaaatttgcacttcctgctgtatccttaatgttaggaattgctcatctccagagattcacagaaagcactaaggaactcatgggaattctctcattcttgtttcctgtgtaggttcgcatggctcgtatggatccagaatatttcatgaagatcgtcaaaaaaaacgatctagtgaaggccaatgcggcgtgcaggcGAATTATCAGTGATGTCATGAAGGTCATCTATGATCTTGATGATGAAAGTCCACTCTCTGACTTTGAGAACCCGCTGATCCGCCCACGCTTGCCCTCTGACGTTTTGCTGGCTGTCGGTGGATGGAACATGGGCACTACTAACTGCATTGATGCGTATGACACacgggccgaccgctgggtggatatcacgcaggaggagcagagcaaCTTAGCTGGTCATGGCATGGTGTACCATAATGgatttgtgtactgcattggGGGGTTTGATGGCCAACACTTCATTAATTCCGTGCGCAGATATGACCCGATAACACGAGAATGGCAGCAGATGGCCCCCATGCACTGGCATCGCTGTAATGTTAGTGTGGTTGTGCTCGATGGGTTCATCTACGCCATGGGTGGCCATATTGTTTTCAGGCCCCTCAATAAAGTAGAGCGGTACAACCCAGTAACCAACGAATGGACCCAGATCGAGCCCATGAATGAGAGGAGAAgcgatgccagtgccaccaccctgaatggcaaggtagggtaatgggagggcgtctgactgtgtttaccctcatcttccccttgaaattgagtattttacacagtcatgAGTTCTCTTTCTCTTCAGATTACTGAGTTTTTTTGGATAATTCATTTAGTTCATttggataaatgcattattggtcTCCATTAGGGGCATATTgggtagtgctgtggtgtcatatccaagacttgtgagatagatgAAATGGTGTTCCCATGTCAGGTTTCCTTTATTCTGTTCCTAGGGGAGCAGAATTGAAAactctttgcagatttcccttttcaaacagccatactaaacctgaaaattagctgattatggtgtgtttgagaagggaaatctgcaaactgtgttccgccaggaccggaactggggaaccctgtcatacactatgcatagcacatacttttatttttgagtcacaatgaacttcatctgtaacctccaaaccccagtcatatacagtataacggtGTTCACAGTTAAATTGTTTTTCATAGATATACATCTGTGGGGGCCACAGTGGAACAGAGAGCCTTTCTACAGTGGAGTGCTTTGACCCACTCACTAACGAATGGAGCTTGATCACTCCAATGAGCACTCCCCGTCACAGCCTTGGAGTCACGGCGTATAAAGGGAAgatctatgcggtgagtgattcctttctgtgtcaaatctcacattttacctgtaagactcatggtttttttgtctttgctgctgtgtctttcattgtgatgcatttaaaccaaacataacagttaaatgccagaaatacctgctgcaaaggcttatcttaatacacataaaaacatatatgctaccctctttagcctccctgcattcatttctgggttataaatggatctgctgggggtctctgctactagctcgggctgtaaagtttagattttttattaattattttctcTAGTTCTAGATATAATTGGtcagattgttgtttttttcagtgtctgattagcttcaagtgttcgttttaagtaataacaataaaaaagcaaaatatattagcataaggagtcatttttgatggctcacagttttcaccgaatcatacaagttttctgttgcccaaatccatgttttcattgcatataggttgacatgtgtatataagcttgtgtcatttatagacaatgggaggttctaaggagcctgctttcatagggtgaaaattgcttaagagttcatgactttgggaaagttgatgtttgcccatccttttggcaagcaagtgataatgaatctttggcatctctcaggtgggcggtatcaacaggtctgatcacctgcagaccatggaggtctatgaccctaccacaaaccgctggcatgctgtggcccccatgtccacaccgcgcagtgaatttggcatcgcagtggtggacgaccTCCTATTTGTGATGGGCGGCCACGATGGGTTTAGGGTAACTAACAAGGTGGAGTGTTAtgatgcggggacaggcagctggtttcgtgcgcaggacatgagcagacccagaaaacacttcagctgctgcgtagtgcctgcgcacccccgcatcaTACAATACGCTTCACCTCGTTAGTCCCTGATGGCCACCAAGGAGGAAACCCATCTgcccacaacagcatgcccagtacgtaacctcatttacaccccccaccccgaagtcattttccatggcctcgctaaactcctcccacacctgagtttttgcctcgacgaccgccgaagccgcattCCATCATTTCAtcaccgctgtccaccagcaggTTCGGGGAATGCCGCCacaacaggcaccgaccaccttacgaccacagctccagtcagccgcctccacaacggaggcatggaacaaggcccattcggactcaatgtcccctgcgtcctccaggacatgggagaagctctgctggaggtcggagttgaatcttctcctgacattgcatacttaaaataaagttttctctttttcatattatctagtttgtgaaagcgtcataaatttcccattttggaTAAACGTTGTTCTCGTTTGACGGTTCTCTTCAGAAATTCCGCTGCAACCATCGGTGATTGCTAATTAAGCACTAAGGTTTTTCGTAATCAATTGAAATACTGGTTTAGTGCAGCCCCTTCCCCTGGGACCTACAGTAAACATAACTGGCAACTTGAATTTGGAGAAGGGATGTTACCTCTGCATtgattacagtatgtactgtacacaatattattatattgtgggtatcagagtttgcgggtgcggacgggcaggctggcaggaaggaggcagggaaggacgaagcagggaggtagaatacggggaaaactggggttttattagGGGGAAGACGGCTATGGGCAGAACGGGACATGACAacagcactaacatcaatgacggacatcggacagggcaagatgtggactgatatagacaaaagACATGGCAAAACGACAAGGTACAGCTAGGCATGATAGGGGAagaacacgtggataatcagggggcgtggcacacaacgatcgtatgagccgggcatgacagtgggtctgtgttcatagtggggtactgtagggttcaattttaggaccagtactgttcctaatttacattaatgatattgacagcaatacatacagtaaactggctacatttgcagacgacaccagggTGGGTGGCGTAGCAGAtattgatctagcagcggagaggctacaacgggatctggatttaattagcgactgcgcTGATACCtgtcagatgaaatttaacatacagtAGATACATGTAAGATAATcatgcagagagcagaaatataaagtacttgtattttatgggttccactgaaataaaggtagctgattatgagaaagatctcgatGTGTATCTTGATGCTTCTATGTCCCActttcgccagtgtggggaagcaataaaaaaggccaataggatgttgggttacaagtctaggtgtgtggagtttaagacaagggaagtgatgctacgattatacactgctcaaaaaaatttaaggaacactttttaattagagtatagcatcaagtcttttaaacttctgggatattgatctggtcagttaagtagcggagggggtgattaatcagtttcagctgctttggtgttaatgaaattatgaacaggtgaactagaggggtaaCAAtgggacgacccccaaaacaggaatggtttaacaggtggaggccactggcattttttctgacggttttttcactagttttgcatttggcgacggtcagtgtcactactggtagcatgaggcgatacctggaccctacagaggttgcacaggtagtccaactcctccaggatggcacatcaatacgtgccattgccagaaagtttgctgtgtctcccagcacagtctcaagggtatGGAGGAGatcccaggagacaggcagttactctaGGAGAGGTGGACAGGAtcatagaaggtccttaacccatcagcaggaccgggatctgctcctttgtgcaaggaggaacaggatgaacactgctggagccctacaaaatgaccttcatcaagccactggtgtgaatgtttctgattgtttggactTCATGAGGTTGGCTTGAGGGTCCAACATCCTCtaatgggccctgtgctcactgcccagcaccatggagctcgattggcatttgccatagaatcatacctgtcaagtatcccgttttggccgggaaagtcCCGTAATTTACccttctttcccgccgtcctcccgtattagtattttcccgtaaatgtcCCGTATTTTAACCtgcgttattaaaaaaaaaaagcgttaCCCCCCCCAAAATCTGAGCTCTGTCACTAGCCTCGCGATAACTACCACCTGCAGTAGCCTACTACgcgggaaaaaaacatgggaaaaaaagaagaaaacagacagatgatggacgccaggacagagaaggaaGGCACTCCTGCCAAAAAACCAAAACCCTCGTGTAAATACCGCGATCAATGGGACAACGAATTAATTTTTCTGAAGaagagcagggtggggggcagtcacgcGTTTTGTAAAATGTGTAACTGCGACTTTAGCATCGCACACGGGGGAAGGAATGATGTTGCCAGCATGACAAATCCGCCAAGCACAAGCGCGGGCTAAAGGCACAAAAACATGCCCAGGCGATGTCAGCATTCGTGACGAGAAATGCCACTGAGGCAGACCAGGTCACAAGTGCAGAGGTAAAAATGGCAATACTGTGTGCCAAAAACAACATTCCTTTCTCCTTCCATGATGACTTCAACAAGTGTGTAGCTGACATGTTCCCGGACTCTGCTATTGCACGAAAATACTCAACAGGAAAAACGAAggctcctttgtttcctgtctgccattATTGGACAAACTGATCACCTGGATTAATTAGTTTGTCCAATaatggcagacaggaaacaaaggagctGCCTTTGAAGTTCAGGAAGTAGTGCAGCTGTGCATAAAGCCAGTTGTAGTTTATAAGTGGTTGACAAGTGGTGATTAGCTTTCTTGtcgcctgtcttaaaatgtaagggatactgcagCTTGGTTGGGGTGGTGGGACTGCTCGCGGCGGGCGCCGGAAAATTtcccttattttcaaatccaaaactTGACAGGTATGATAAGCACCcattcttaaagccaaattgccataatatgtgaacttttcgtagttacttggcgtttagatgcactgaaaaatgttcctatgtccattttccttttctctgtcattttatcTAGTTTATGACACTGTaaggcaaggcgagtttatTTATGCTGTAGCCATTTTATACACAATGGTAATTAAAAGTGCTTTACataaagaaagtaaaactatcataaaataatcacaacaataaaaacaaggaattaaaaaaggtttaaatttgtatttaaaattaattaagacacttaagaacagaatagaaactgattatacaaaaaaatacagtggggtcagttcggacgtagcacagtgctcatttagtaaatgcacagctaaacaatatgctaactgtggccgttaatgttaagttaatattatgccaagtccatccatccatccattttccaaaccgcttatcctatcgggtcgcggggggtccggagcctatcccggaagcaatgggcacgaggctgggaacaacccaggatggggggccagcccatcgcagggcacactcacacaccattcactcacacaggcacacctatgggcaatttagcgactccaattagcctcagcatgtttttggactgtggggggaaaccggagtacccggaggaaaccccacgatgacatggggagaacatgcaaactccacacacatgtgacccaggcggagactcgaacctgggtcccagaggtgtgaggcaacagtgctaaccactgcaccaccatgccgccccattatgCCAAGTCGTCACAAATAAAACCATGCATTGGAAACGGCTCTGGcgcgttagttgcagtgcactatggaacaagttattgtaaacaagcgaacgtTAACTAAATAAGTAATATTTTAATCGCTAATATATCTGATTCATGGAAAATTACATCGGTAATCAGCATTTTTGccgaaactaatttatgaatgagtctgcattaactacattaaagataatcgctttatttaaattaaataaaatactctAATTATTGGAGTTCAACATTAATAGAgccgcagccacacacctgactcgtgtgtgtagagtaggtgagatgaactgggaaagcaggcagcgggccaaaccactgtgaggaagggggggggcgcaACTGTTTCTAAAGGCATTGTTtgcgtttgttttattttctacctaaacaattattttaggtatacatacatatatttttcacaatagagagtgcgttttttaaaataatttattgggggg
Coding sequences within:
- the LOC125722341 gene encoding kelch-like protein 10 isoform X1 is translated as MERVLMSPAFEVFNKLRLAGQLCDVVLIADGVQFNAHRVILCGCSSYFQALFTTGWSDSGKREYQLPGISPETLRQVIEYAYTYSVVITSDNVENLLAAADYLSVLGIVQRCCDFLHEHLCLDNCVGLVKIGDVYCLKELHQSALKFLLKNFKEVAINSNEFLELTLEELCDIMERDELNVREEDVVFHAILRWIEHDPATREAHISVLLPKVRMARMDPEYFMKIVKKNDLVKANAACRRIISDVMKVIYDLDDESPLSDFENPLIRPRLPSDVLLAVGGWNMGTTNCIDAYDTRADRWVDITQEEQSNLAGHGMVYHNGFVYCIGGFDGQHFINSVRRYDPITREWQQMAPMHWHRCNVSVVVLDGFIYAMGGHIVFRPLNKVERYNPVTNEWTQIEPMNERRSDASATTLNGKIYICGGHSGTESLSTVECFDPLTNEWSLITPMSTPRHSLGVTAYKGKIYAVGGINRSDHLQTMEVYDPTTNRWHAVAPMSTPRSEFGIAVVDDLLFVMGGHDGFRVTNKVECYDAGTGSWFRAQDMSRPRKHFSCCVVPAHPRIIQYASPR
- the LOC125722341 gene encoding kelch-like protein 10 isoform X2; the protein is MERVLMSPAFEVFNKLRLAGQLCDVVLIADGVQFNAHRVILCGCSSYFQALFTTGWSDSGKREYQLPGISPETLRQVIEYAYTYSVVITSDNVENLLAAADYLSVLGIVQRCCDFLHEHLCLDNCVGLVKIGDVYCLKELHQSALKFLLKNFKEVAINSNEFLELTLEELCDIMERDELNVREEDVVFHAILRWIEHDPATREAHISVLLPKVRMARMDPEYFMKIVKKNDLVKANAACRRIISDVMKVIYDLDDESPLSDFENPLIRPRLPSDVLLAVGGWNMGTTNCIDAYDTRADRWVDITQEEQSNLAGHGMVYHNGFVYCIGGFDGQHFINSVRRYDPITREWQQMAPMHWHRCNVSVVVLDGFIYAMGGHIVFRPLNKVERYNPVTNEWTQIEPMNERRSDASATTLNGKIYICGGHSGTESLSTVECFDPLTNEWSLITPMSTPRHSLGVTAYKGKIYAVRGMPPQQAPTTLRPQLQSAASTTEAWNKAHSDSMSPASSRTWEKLCWRSELNLLLTLHT